From the genome of Nicotiana tabacum cultivar K326 chromosome 17, ASM71507v2, whole genome shotgun sequence:
CACACGGCGATGCTCTTCCGAGTGCAAAAGTAGAGATAACAACGATATCTGAGCAGGATTTTTCCTTagttggtcaatgattgagtagtcttgcattttcatcttCTTAAGGAATTCCTCCGCTTCTTTTTCTGCAACGGGTTCTTTCACTGGCAAGTGACTTTCCCTGGCTTGCTTAGCTTTTCTCAATTCCTCTGGTGAGTAGTACCTTCCAGAGCGGGTCAAACCCCCcatttcatctatttcttcaactATCTCTTTTCCTCTGTATGTCATGACAGTCTTGTTATAATTCCAGGGAATAGCTTTTGTGTTTGTCACTAGGACTTGTGCAACAAGTCGGATCACAACTGGCTCTGTTATATTTCTCAAACTATTATTCGGAACGATCTTTTGAAGGCCCCCGGGGATGTAAAGTTTTGGCCCACCCAATTGAACCTCAACCTTTTTTGTGCTTCCACGGACATAGAGAATCATTTTTTCAGAACCTGCCAAGTTCAAACTAGAACTTGcacctttcacaatcaacggtgCCAATTGCGGTGGGCTCACTATCAGTTTTGGTTCTGGCCCTATGGTTCCAACATCCATCTCTGTCTTGCCGGATTGCTTATAATCTCGATCATCAtaaatcatcccaataaaatgtgTATTATCATGAGCTGGGAGCGGATTATTTGTGATATTAGGAGTATCCTCATTGTTTGTTACCACAATTGTCAAAGCTTCAATCAAATTTTCAATGGCTTTCTTTAATGTCCAAGAATTTTCGGTACTAGGACCTTGGGTGTTAGAGTGATACTCACATCTTGCATTGGAGTCAAAACATTTTGAATTTGGATTCACATAACGCGACATGATAGGTTCAATCAACTTCAACTGCATCAACTTTCGATATAGGCTTGTATACGATCCCCAATTAGGGTGAACTCTTTCTTTGGCTCTTGTTCTCTTACATATTCCTGTCGGGGACGAGGATTATATGGCGCCTGAAAATTTGGCCGGAGTTGACGGGAGCCTTGTGGAATTGGTGCCCGCCATTGCTGGTGATTGGGAGGCCTAGCATAAGCCTGAGCATTAAACACTGTGTATTGTTGTGGGGGAACTGAGTACCGGGGACCCTGAGGTGGATAGTAATGTTGAGGAGAATTGGATTGTCCCTGTTGGAATTGCACATAATAAGGAACTATTCCTCTTTGAACTCCCCCGAACCCAGATGCCATCATGGAtccttcctctttcttttttcgATTTCCGAAACTGCCTGACCCACTTTGAATTGCTTGCGTGGTCGCCTTAAGGGCTGCCTGACTCACAATTTTACCCGACTTCATGCCATTCTCAACTATTTCACCAATCTTAATCGCCTCAGTGAAAGGTTTACCAATGGTGGCCAACATGTAATGGAGGTAATCGGGATCCTGAGCTTGGAGAAAATAGTCAATCATTTCTGCCTTTTTCATTGGTGGTTTGACCCTAGCAGCCTGCTCtctccacttgattgcatattctctgaagctttctgttggtttcttctttatgttGACGAGAGAGGAGCGGTCTGGAACTATATCAATATTGTACTGAAACTATTGGACAAAATCTTGATCCATGTCGTTCCAAACGTGCCAGTGAGATATGTCTTGATCTATGAACCATTCTGAAGCAATTCCCGtcaaactttccccaaaataagccatgagTAATTCTTCTTTGCCTCCTGCTCCTCTTCAAATGGGCAAcgggatcaccatgcccatcatacttgtcaaacttgggggtcttgaagccGGGTGGCAAATGAACATGGGGAACATGTATAGATCGTTAAACGAAACACTCTTGTGGCCTCCCAAACCTTGTATGTTTCTCATGGTTTGTTCCAGGCTATtcatttttctggtcatttcctcttgttccATATTCTTGTCGGGTTTTTTGATCTCGATTGGGAACACGTTATGAGGAGTATGCTTGTATGAATCTGGAATCTTGAAAGCCAGTTCTGGAGAGTAATGTTGGGCATCATGAGCATTCAGTTGTGGATCATTGTTGGACTTTTGGGCAAGAGTCGGTTGAGGAACAGTGAAAGTAGGGACAATGGGTACAGTAGGTGGGTCATTTCTGAGGGGTGCGGTTGGAGGACATGGAATGGAGGTACTAGGGATAGTGGGAAGGTTAATGCTTGGACTAAATCCAGGTTGGTACAATGAGTTACTTGTTATGTAGATGGGCACTTGATTTTCAACTAACACATTATGAAGATTATCCGAAGGCGGCGGTGCATGTCCATtcacccaggcttggtacatctctgccaATTGTTGTTTCAAGACTCTTACTTCTTCAACCAGCCCTGAACCTTGTTCAACCAATTGTCCGTGGACATCATCATTATCTGACTCATTCTCACTGTTGTTTGCCATTCTACtttttccttttgatctcgtgttgtAAGGGTGAGTCACCGGtttaaaccacaaaccaaccacctttgtTTAACTTTATCTTTTAAAATGACAAACAACAAACGTGTTAGAGTTAGGCATATTGCAGATGTTAATCACACATTGTATGTCATGCACCTAATGCCATTTTCATTTCTAAAATGATCTTAGAAGGCTTTATGCTTCATTCCGActtattgatttatttcctctTGAATTTAacgctcttttttttctttttttttatttcttttaagattaattatggctatgatcgcatccaatgaggattgcctatgtatcatgacgccgcatgaatcagaccattacgtagttcaggggagaaataataacaattttgattttttgattttttttaaaataaaatagaacagactaaaatatttttcattcattttcaaccaattttttttatatacaatgagagaaaagaaaatatatagaAACTGACTCTACTGACTCTAAAGACATGAACATGACTGGAATAAAATAAACATTGATAAGAATAAAAGACtccaaatataaaattaaaatgcaaCAAACGAAAATGAAACTAAAAGCTAATTGATTGCACTAAAATTTTAGTCTTCAATGGTCTTCTTGCTTAAATTGATATCATCAATGATCTGCATCTCTTGGCCTCCATTCTCCCCCCAAAGTCTCGTATAAATTTTGAAACACCACTGGCAACTGTGGGACGAGGGCACGTGCCTGTTGACCAACTTTCTCATTGTTTAGATGGCGATGATCATCATGAATATATGCTGCTTTTTCTGCCAATCGAAGTACTTGCTCTCTTGCTTGCCCCATATTCACGTGACAATTCTGCAACCACATCTGGGTAGTGTTGAGGGCCTGCCCCATCTGAGCCTCCCGTCCCTCATATTCTTTAATGCGACGGTTTAGCACACCTCTCTCAATCATCCACTGACGCCGCTCTGCCTCAAAATCTGCATGTTGATGACACCTCTTTTGCCTTTTTATTTCTTATAATTGTGCATAAAGCTGACCCTTTGAGCGTATCCAGTGGGCCCTTTCTCTTTCAAACTGCTCTTTCTACTGATCAAACTCCAATTGTTGTTGGTGTGCATCCTCTTCAATAATACTCAAGTCTTCTTGCAGCTTATAGATTTCAGCATTTTTGTTCGCCTCAACTCTTCTGACTAAACCAATCGTGTTTGCCAGTTCTTCTTCTAATCGGGCCGCCTTATTTTTAGCATGTTTTAGATCTTTATCCATGACTCGTAAGGCAAATTGATAATATTTCTCAATATTTAAACGAATCTGAGCGACTCTGTCTTGCTGCTGGGCTTGTTGTTTGGCTATGGTCATCTGAGCATGCTCCAATTCCTCTTTCAGCCTTTCTATAGTTCTTTGATCATTTCTCCTCCTGTTCGACCCCTCAGGCCTATCTCCAAATGACGAAGGATCATTAAACCAGGTAATATATTCAGGGATCACCTCTCCACGATCTCGGTCTTCTACCATCTCATTCAACTCCGAGACTTTACTTGCATACCAAATTTTTATAATTTCTTCTTCGTCATGAGGTTGATCTTTACCAAAATCATAACAGAACTTGCTCATATCTCGTGTTGGCGGCACCTTTTGTAGTCGTGCAAACTGGCGCATTACCCGAAGTGGAGCATAGGGTTGAATACCATCCAATCCTATGAGTACCAAATAAGAATGGTATGCAGACTCACAGATGACCTCTTTAGAGGAAAACCAATTGTAATTCCAAGTGATCAGTTTGGCGGACAGAGTAAGAAGTAGTTCTTTCCAGGCATCTATCCCTTCTGGTAAGTCACATTCATCAATTCTTTTTTGGTGATCATAAGTATGAATGGGCCATAGCTCCCTAAAATCAGTGATCGTAGGATGACGATAAAAATGCTCCAAAAACCATATCTGTAGCAAAATGTTGCAGCCATCAAAGTTTTGCGCGCCCAATTTACATCTAGTTAAAGCACGAAAAATGTAAGAAAGAATCATAGGGACCAAAGTATAATCATCCCCTTCTGAAGTCAGAGCCTCAACTACACCTGCCAAGTGGAGATCCATGCGTCCTTCCCTTTCCGGAAAAACTACACGCCCCAAAAAAGCAACCATAAATGCAAACCTTCTGTGAACCTTCCATGTTTTCTTATTTTCCTTTGATTTCAATTTTTCCACATTCCTTTCGAAATTGCATTTTAGGCCATACAAGTGAAAAAGAAGTTCGAACTTAACCCACTTGCCTCCTAAACCTTCATATTGTCCGTAATTTATGTTCAGGAGCTTCAGAAACTTACCCTCATTCACATTTTTTGGTACTATGGGCCTTTGGCGGCGAAGATTGCGGCCCCACCCCTGAAAATGGGCGATTTCCTCCAAGGTCGGAGTCATTTCATAGTCGGTAAAACGGAACACATTGTTTTCAGGATCCCAGTGCGGAATCAAAGCTTCGATCACATCCCTCCTGGGCTTGATTGTCATCATGTGAACCAAATGTCCCAAGTACTTTTTATTTGGTTTCGCTCATATTCCTTAAAGTCTCTCCACCAATCCCACAACAACTGTGGTATCTGATCGACAATCAGAAAATCCGGTATCCCTTCTGATTTGGGCCTCTTTTCAAAAATTTACCTCTTTCCCCACTCATGGTGTACCTGTTTACCCAGACACAAGATTAGGCTTTAATCAAATATATTATTGACACGAAAAATCCGATTTCATGGGTTTTGactctataaaaataaaaaaaataaaaagccaAACTGTGggactaaaaaaaattaattacattagtaaaataatcatgaaattaaaaaaataaaaggctcaaaatgactattttttcttaaaaacaaGTGAACGGAAAAAAACTGGCCTCTTTTGTTAAAACGGCCATTTCGCATTTCTAAGAAAGGTTTCAAGGCTATTTCGACAAAAGGACCGAATGCAAGGACAAAACTAGTCAAAAGAGATAAAACTGATAAAGtgactatattattattattattattatttgaaaaaaaaaataatagtccATAGacacttttgttttgttttgttttatttttttggtggGGTTGAACCTGataaagattgcctacgtatctcacatccggtgagaatcaaacccgcgtagttcggtctaaataaataaataaccattttgaaaattgtgattttaCACATTAGAACCCttcaaaattttgtttttttaataaaaaatgggTTTTTTATggaaattttgaggaaattttctctttctctcttccctGTTCAATCAATCTATCCTAAAGCCGGTCAATATTTCAGTAAAGCCTACCAAATAATGTTACATGTAGCATAGAAAAATGAACATGTTGGTCTAAAAAATTGGTACCTGTCCTATATGGGCCCGGCCCCTGTGCCGAGTCCCGCTAAGTtcaatgcatatgatgcaaataaagcgtagcctactagggatattcattgctggtggcttgttcttctaaattttcaaatcctaaaagagatggtatctagacctggcttacccgagtggacgACCCGAGCCGAGGAGCATCAAGCGTCACTAGTAGTAGAacagcactggctagctaacggctctcccgcctaaacatgtgtgactaaatccttcaccataagctggtaggctaactggctttatctcaagacagaaattttgtgatgctggtaggcaaacacaacataactacctatcagaagactcagaggggtgtgagagaggatacaatttatatcACAGTTCAAATAAATGTTAAAGCGGTAATGAAGCGACAAATAGCACATTAGGCTTCCAAACACAATAATATCCAAAGCATGATAAAAGCCAAACAAGAATCAATATGTAAAGCTAGAATTCTTATTAGTAgctatccccagcagagtcgctagagctgtcacacctcttttttcccacGCAACCCTATTACGAGGctgagttagaagagtttttccaattaaagtgacgttttgaaaagggattatttattatttagagtcgccacttggaattgagttttggtattccaagtcaccttttatttgaatcccttatCAAACGGAAGCTTTGACTCTttatttatggtctacgaaaacAGAAGACTGAAttaggaattctgttgaccgaggggaaggtgtaaggcatCCCTCGAGTCTCGTGGTTCTAGTACAGTcgcttttttttttacttacgtAAGGCTTAAATCAATTATTGGCTATGCTTGTATATTACTAGTTGTGATGTGTCTATTAtcacttaattaattattgtattttattaattACTTTGACCTAGATGCGGTACGCACACAAGTTACTTCTTTGAAATTAGATGTTAAACCGAGGTACGAAATGTACATATGGTTAAACataattattataaatttaaaagCATTGAGACGCGGGAATGCGCACATGACCCTTTTATTACTCAAAcatatcaatccaaggttcggGTATGAACACATGGGCTAATATTTAAAATGCGTCTAAAGCTTTTCTAACGTATTTATGATTGTTCCATTtctaagtttgagattattgtgaagtACAAAAAGATACGAATTGAAATTATTGGAGGACATGGTAAAGTTTAACTACTTTATTTA
Proteins encoded in this window:
- the LOC142171452 gene encoding uncharacterized protein LOC142171452; amino-acid sequence: MMTIKPRRDVIEALIPHWDPENNVFRFTDYEMTPTLEEIAHFQGWGRNLRRQRPIVPKNVNEGKFLKLLNINYGQYEGLGGKWVKFELLFHLYGLKCNFERNVEKLKSKENKKTWKVHRRFAFMVAFLGRVVFPEREGRMDLHLAGVVEALTSEGDDYTLVPMILSYIFRALTRCKLGAQNFDGCNILLQIWFLEHFYRHPTITDFRELWPIHTYDHQKRIDECDLPEGIDAWKELLLTLSAKLITWNYNWFSSKEVICESAYHSYLVLIGLDGIQPYAPLRVMRQFARLQKVPPTRDMSKFCYDFGKDQPHDEEEIIKIWYASKVSELNEMVEDRDRGEVIPEYITWFNDPSSFGDRPEGSNRRRNDQRTIERLKEELEHAQMTIAKQQAQQQDRVAQIRLNIEKYYQFALRVMDKDLKHAKNKAARLEEELANTIGLVRRVEANKNAEIYKLQEDLSIIEEDAHQQQLEFDQ